The Microplitis demolitor isolate Queensland-Clemson2020A chromosome 8, iyMicDemo2.1a, whole genome shotgun sequence genome has a segment encoding these proteins:
- the LOC103578835 gene encoding uncharacterized protein LOC103578835, which yields MPRRNFFICIALLPTLIQLSRVDAGQLLSTEHRTHAATERANDLRCFECDTIEDGEYCVNPNRNYTWLMKKCKDDRRQCMVKRYSFTTSTENSTSEPMMWALERNCTNKCEPGCIVIGERTKLYACTACCEKSFCNTGKGTAADLTTREIGFLLTLVLQAVLTVTLYPA from the exons ATGCCGcggagaaattttttcatctgcATTGCACTACTGCCTACTCTCATTCAGCTATCAAGAG TTGATGCAGGACAATTGTTATCTACTGAACATCGCACACACGCGGCAACAGAACGCGCCAATGATTTGAGATGTTTTGAATGTGACACAATTGAAGATGGAGAATATTGCGTCAATCCGAATCGAAACTACACCTGGCTgatgaaaaaatgtaaagatgATCGTCGTCAGTGTATG GTAAAGAGATATTCATTTACAACAAGTACCGAGAACTCGACATCGGAGCCGATGATGTGGGCGTTGGAGCGAAATTGTACAAATAAATGTGAGCCTGGGTGCATTGTAATCGGGGAGCGTACAAAGCTCTATGCATGCACAGCCTGCTGCGAAAAGTCTTTTTGCAACACTGGCAAAGGAACTGCTGCGGATCTTACGACTCGGGAGATTGGTTTCCTATTAACTCTTGTATTGCAAGCGGTACTGACTGTTACTCTTTATCCTGCGTGa